The following proteins are encoded in a genomic region of Thermococcus henrietii:
- the surE gene encoding 5'/3'-nucleotidase SurE: MRILLTNDDGIYSNGLRAAVKALSELGEVYVVAPLFQRSASGRAMTLHRPIRAKRVDVPGARIAYGIDGTPTDCVIFALARFGGFDLAVSGINLGENLSTEITVSGTASAAIEASTHGIPSIAISLEVEWKKTLGEGEGVDFSVSAHFLRRIAGAVLERGLPEGVDMLNVNVPSNATEKTEIAITRLARKRYCPTVEERIDPKGNPYYWIVGRLVQDFEPGTDAYALKVERKVSVTPINIDMTARVDFGELEMLLESTLKG, encoded by the coding sequence ATGAGAATCCTCCTTACCAACGACGACGGAATCTACTCCAACGGACTGCGCGCCGCTGTAAAAGCCCTTAGTGAGCTCGGCGAAGTTTACGTCGTCGCCCCGCTCTTCCAGAGGAGCGCGAGCGGCAGGGCCATGACGCTCCACAGGCCGATAAGGGCCAAGCGCGTTGACGTCCCCGGGGCGAGAATAGCCTACGGAATAGACGGGACTCCCACTGACTGCGTGATTTTCGCTTTGGCCCGCTTCGGTGGCTTCGACCTGGCGGTCAGCGGGATCAACCTCGGCGAGAACCTGAGCACCGAGATAACCGTCTCCGGAACGGCCTCGGCCGCTATAGAGGCTTCCACCCACGGGATTCCGAGCATAGCGATTAGCCTTGAGGTGGAGTGGAAGAAGACCCTCGGCGAGGGTGAAGGGGTTGACTTCTCCGTCTCGGCGCACTTCCTCAGGAGAATAGCCGGTGCGGTCCTTGAGCGGGGCCTTCCGGAGGGCGTTGACATGCTCAACGTCAACGTCCCGAGCAACGCGACGGAGAAAACCGAGATAGCGATCACCCGCCTCGCCCGGAAGCGCTACTGCCCGACGGTCGAAGAGCGCATTGACCCGAAGGGCAACCCCTACTACTGGATCGTCGGCAGGCTCGTTCAGGACTTCGAGCCGGGAACCGATGCTTACGCCCTGAAGGTCGAGAGGAAGGTCAGCGTCACGCCGATAAACATCGACATGACGGCGAGGGTGGATTTTGGGGAACTGGAGATGTTGTTGGAAAGCACGTTGAAAGGTTGA
- a CDS encoding archaeosine biosynthesis radical SAM protein RaSEA: protein MTYWTSEDNVAGKPGTALFIILPTIGCYRFRIGKACYMCAYPTSAPKVKWSQEAIVDYVREALEKIKGKKGPFAVRMFTSGSFLDNGELKPETRRKIFELLAEMDNVEEIVIESRSELVRYDAVKELAEIVPDKHFEVAIGLETANDDVADVSINKGNTFGDFVRASEITRKAGAKVKTYLLLKPIFLSERTAIEDVKGSIIKAEPYTDTFSINITDIQKGTLYERLWERNEYRPPWLWSAVEVLIWAKKKFPDKRILSDPVGAGSKRGPHNCLTDYDRVIGRAIKKFSATQDLKYIENLKPECRERWSYIVENGLLDWQLVMW, encoded by the coding sequence ATGACCTACTGGACGAGCGAGGACAACGTTGCCGGAAAGCCGGGAACGGCGCTCTTCATAATCCTGCCCACTATAGGTTGCTATCGCTTCAGAATAGGAAAGGCCTGCTACATGTGCGCCTACCCCACCTCGGCCCCCAAAGTCAAGTGGAGCCAGGAAGCAATAGTGGACTACGTGAGGGAAGCGCTGGAGAAAATAAAAGGCAAAAAAGGCCCTTTCGCGGTGAGAATGTTCACCTCAGGTTCATTCCTCGACAACGGCGAGCTCAAACCGGAAACGAGGAGAAAAATCTTTGAGCTTCTGGCGGAGATGGACAACGTTGAGGAAATCGTCATCGAGAGCAGGAGCGAGCTGGTTCGCTACGACGCGGTTAAAGAGCTGGCCGAGATAGTCCCGGACAAGCACTTCGAGGTCGCTATCGGCTTGGAGACGGCCAACGACGACGTCGCCGACGTCTCGATAAACAAGGGCAACACCTTCGGGGACTTCGTGAGGGCTTCTGAGATAACGAGAAAAGCTGGAGCGAAGGTCAAAACTTACCTCCTGCTGAAGCCGATTTTCCTGAGCGAAAGAACCGCCATCGAGGACGTCAAGGGGAGCATAATCAAGGCCGAGCCCTACACGGACACCTTCTCGATAAACATCACCGACATTCAGAAGGGGACGCTCTACGAGAGGCTGTGGGAGAGGAACGAGTACCGCCCGCCGTGGCTCTGGAGCGCGGTCGAGGTTCTAATCTGGGCGAAGAAAAAGTTCCCGGACAAGAGAATCCTGAGCGACCCCGTTGGGGCTGGCTCAAAGCGCGGACCCCACAACTGTCTGACCGACTACGACCGCGTTATCGGCAGGGCGATAAAGAAGTTCTCGGCGACGCAGGATTTGAAATACATCGAAAACCTCAAGCCGGAGTGCAGGGAGCGGTGGAGCTATATCGTCGAGAACGGCCTCCTCGACTGGCAACTGGTCATGTGGTGA
- a CDS encoding type II toxin-antitoxin system VapC family toxin: MRFIDANVFIYAFLRPKKEPPENVKEIKERAKAILTRVSDGERVVTTVVHLSEVANVVESRGRKEKAVEVVLAVLTSENIEVLPVSPSDYLKATLIAEEKNLGVNDALAYVKMKELGIGEIYTFDRDFEKLDVMVVNE, from the coding sequence ATGAGGTTCATCGACGCCAACGTCTTCATCTACGCGTTTCTAAGGCCGAAGAAGGAGCCACCGGAGAACGTTAAGGAAATCAAGGAGCGGGCCAAGGCGATACTCACGAGGGTGAGTGATGGCGAGCGTGTTGTAACTACGGTCGTCCATCTGAGCGAAGTGGCCAACGTCGTCGAGAGCAGGGGCAGGAAAGAGAAAGCAGTTGAGGTCGTTCTGGCGGTTTTGACGAGTGAGAACATTGAAGTTCTTCCGGTCTCTCCCAGTGATTACTTGAAGGCAACTCTCATAGCCGAGGAGAAAAACCTCGGCGTGAACGACGCTTTGGCCTACGTTAAGATGAAAGAACTCGGCATAGGAGAGATTTACACGTTCGATAGGGACTTTGAAAAGCTCGATGTCATGGTGGTGAACGAATGA
- a CDS encoding AbrB/MazE/SpoVT family DNA-binding domain-containing protein: MEIVVKRLDSQGRLLIPREIREKLGDEVIIVDLGDRVELLPRRRANLRKFFDSVEIDELKEWEELKKELWME, from the coding sequence ATGGAGATAGTGGTGAAACGTCTCGACTCCCAGGGCAGGCTTCTCATTCCCCGTGAGATTAGGGAGAAGCTTGGTGACGAAGTCATAATAGTTGACCTTGGCGATAGGGTGGAGCTCCTTCCGAGGAGGAGAGCCAACCTGCGGAAGTTCTTCGACAGTGTTGAGATTGATGAGCTGAAGGAATGGGAGGAGCTCAAAAAGGAGCTGTGGATGGAATGA
- a CDS encoding AAA family ATPase — MRIIPRRIERALLRYPGWKMLYGRRKTGKTFLVEHFLDYDEFFFVNKDGTVHDRLSSDKMTYQEFMRLFPRLVKGKRRIVIDEFHRLPDGFLDLLHAYSTEQDSGIILVTSTMWLAQRLLSMRESPLLGIAFLVKIGLIDEREILVELSKEVKGKELIEASTYLREPMLVPAYKPPLRDFLTGFFSSSGSFVSELVGETFSEEGHELTRVYLGIMMEVANGKGTSTELSSALFSRGLLKKDNPGTLQKYLTILTKMGILRKFLVQGKRRKKFVYRHVSPLLDLHFYLEAKYAYTELETSVEFIRRAVDYKLPRHVEDFIADLLAKAYGLRRVSVELPQLELDIALRGFNRLELVGEVKWKERVKREEVRKIEEKLSRFDCRRVLVVPSEDVLERKPEGMEVLTPEDLLEIAKESLEKTLNMEHL; from the coding sequence ATGAGAATAATTCCTCGAAGAATTGAACGTGCCCTCCTGAGATACCCGGGCTGGAAGATGCTCTACGGGAGGAGAAAGACCGGCAAGACCTTCCTCGTCGAGCACTTTCTCGACTACGACGAGTTCTTCTTCGTGAACAAGGACGGCACCGTCCACGACAGGCTGAGCAGCGACAAGATGACCTATCAGGAGTTCATGAGACTCTTTCCAAGGCTGGTTAAAGGGAAGAGAAGAATCGTCATCGACGAGTTCCACCGCCTCCCCGATGGTTTCCTCGACCTCCTGCATGCGTACTCAACTGAGCAGGATAGCGGGATAATCCTCGTAACCTCAACGATGTGGCTCGCCCAAAGGTTGCTCTCGATGAGGGAAAGCCCGCTCCTCGGGATAGCCTTCCTCGTGAAAATCGGACTCATAGACGAGCGCGAAATCTTAGTCGAGCTGTCGAAGGAAGTGAAGGGAAAGGAGCTGATAGAGGCATCCACCTACCTGAGGGAGCCCATGCTCGTGCCGGCTTACAAACCTCCGCTGAGGGACTTTTTAACCGGCTTCTTTTCGTCCTCAGGTTCATTCGTGAGCGAGCTCGTTGGCGAGACATTCAGCGAAGAGGGCCACGAGCTGACGAGGGTTTACCTCGGGATAATGATGGAAGTCGCCAACGGAAAGGGGACGAGCACCGAGCTTTCCTCTGCACTCTTCTCCCGCGGCCTGCTGAAGAAGGACAACCCCGGGACACTCCAGAAGTACCTCACAATCCTCACGAAGATGGGAATCCTGCGCAAGTTCCTGGTTCAGGGCAAGAGGCGCAAAAAGTTCGTTTACAGGCACGTCTCACCTCTCCTCGACCTGCACTTCTACCTTGAGGCCAAGTACGCCTACACCGAGCTTGAAACGTCCGTTGAGTTCATAAGAAGGGCCGTTGACTACAAACTTCCAAGGCACGTCGAGGACTTCATAGCGGATTTGCTCGCCAAGGCTTACGGCCTGAGAAGGGTGAGTGTTGAGCTTCCCCAGCTTGAGCTCGACATTGCTCTGCGGGGATTTAACAGGCTCGAACTCGTCGGAGAGGTCAAGTGGAAGGAGCGGGTGAAGAGAGAGGAAGTGCGGAAGATTGAGGAGAAGCTTTCGCGCTTCGACTGCCGCAGAGTGCTCGTTGTTCCGAGCGAAGACGTCCTCGAACGTAAACCAGAAGGAATGGAAGTGCTGACCCCTGAAGACCTGCTAGAAATCGCGAAGGAGAGCCTCGAGAAAACATTGAATATGGAGCACCTTTAA